A window of Sphingobium herbicidovorans contains these coding sequences:
- a CDS encoding LamG domain-containing protein — MIPLMMIGTGLSRRRTSTSLTAPSPVVVTDDPYAYNNSLMMTFSGSNGSTSFTDASRWAHGSITANGNAQIQSNKLELDGTGDFVLVPRNTGDSFDFTPTSEFTCEVFGLEIDSTSTRQFICGFDNHQSINGARDWRLIYDGTTGELMVEVVPSGLNAGTVYQAKVSWTPAAATAYDIAWSWDGANIRLYVDGVFKAKVANTLRSSVPSTVQNFRIGSQRYLGTDNEFLDGRIAAIRLTRGKARMTSETVYTRHALPLATSGTTSDPYFQYTRLVLYGEGADGNQSFRDHSASDRPLTAQGAVENDTGVDVNGTPSIKLGSNADYIRGDYDPSLLLAGLDFCMEAFVKCTDSANWNILLGRRNTSNNFYFGINAGKFRWDFFNGSSAVGTVTGATTLSTNTVYHLCAIRTISDNKLYLFVDGALDGSAIYSGARTENSEHLGIGHDWGGSTRYFRGAANWARITIGHSRYSTSGFTPPSVPYLLA; from the coding sequence ATGATTCCTCTAATGATGATCGGGACGGGTCTGAGCCGACGTCGCACATCTACATCCCTGACGGCCCCTTCCCCAGTCGTGGTCACCGACGACCCCTACGCCTATAACAACTCCCTGATGATGACATTCAGCGGGTCGAACGGCTCCACCAGTTTCACGGATGCAAGCCGCTGGGCGCACGGATCGATCACCGCTAATGGCAACGCGCAGATACAGTCGAACAAACTGGAGTTGGACGGGACAGGTGACTTCGTTCTGGTGCCGCGCAATACGGGCGATAGTTTCGATTTCACCCCCACATCGGAGTTCACCTGTGAGGTGTTCGGCCTGGAAATCGACTCCACCTCTACCCGGCAGTTCATCTGCGGGTTCGACAATCACCAATCGATCAACGGGGCGCGGGATTGGCGACTAATTTACGATGGCACCACCGGCGAGTTGATGGTCGAAGTGGTGCCGAGCGGCCTTAATGCTGGGACAGTCTATCAGGCCAAGGTTTCGTGGACCCCCGCGGCCGCCACGGCCTATGACATTGCCTGGTCATGGGACGGGGCCAATATCCGGCTTTATGTCGATGGCGTTTTCAAGGCGAAGGTCGCTAACACGCTGCGCTCCAGCGTTCCCTCCACGGTGCAGAATTTCCGTATCGGATCACAGCGCTATCTCGGCACCGACAACGAGTTCCTGGATGGTCGAATCGCCGCCATCCGCCTGACGCGCGGCAAGGCGCGCATGACCTCCGAAACGGTCTACACCCGCCACGCGCTACCGCTCGCCACCAGCGGCACGACTTCGGACCCCTATTTCCAATACACCCGGCTTGTTCTCTACGGCGAAGGCGCGGACGGTAACCAGTCGTTCCGTGATCACAGTGCGAGTGACAGGCCGCTCACGGCGCAGGGGGCGGTGGAGAATGACACCGGGGTCGATGTCAATGGGACGCCCTCGATCAAGTTAGGCAGCAACGCCGACTATATCCGGGGTGACTACGATCCCTCGCTACTTCTGGCTGGCTTGGACTTCTGCATGGAGGCGTTTGTCAAATGCACAGACAGCGCCAACTGGAACATCCTACTCGGGCGCCGCAATACATCCAATAACTTCTATTTTGGGATCAATGCGGGCAAGTTCCGCTGGGACTTTTTTAACGGTTCCAGCGCGGTCGGCACGGTGACAGGGGCGACAACGCTATCGACAAACACCGTCTATCATCTGTGCGCCATCCGCACGATTTCCGACAACAAGCTGTATCTGTTTGTTGATGGGGCATTGGATGGCAGCGCCATTTACTCGGGCGCGCGCACCGAAAACAGCGAGCATCTTGGCATCGGTCACGATTGGGGCGGCTCCACACGCTATTTCCGGGGCGCCGCCAACTGGGCGCGGATCACCATAGGCCACAGCCGCTACAGCACCTCAGGCTTCACGCCGCCGAGCGTGCCTTATCTGCTGGCGTAG
- a CDS encoding DUF5677 domain-containing protein has protein sequence MDASLIGEGAVTRDWQAVDRDFRNYGFLATEADAFRFHFRELLADWFSLAERINALGQRMYVECSDLLPGQRVLSPTSLGLQMMPRCLSGFQGALILAERGLGVEAQALVRSVFETAFWMGYVISDPTVAVPQLRGETLNSEIRLFEASLRHLSGMGTDNETQVRSQLSEMKAEYARLPKPPTMEKIASAAGYGPSYFFYKDLSGAATHLSLKSIHGFLHHDEAGEVIGHQVGPDEESVGKAVWLACRAMTLAVHALGRLPGCSAYSSELDPLNHELGQLKPYEPVERNC, from the coding sequence ATGGATGCATCATTGATCGGTGAGGGTGCGGTAACCCGCGACTGGCAAGCTGTGGACAGAGATTTTCGGAATTACGGATTTCTAGCCACCGAAGCAGATGCTTTTCGTTTTCACTTCCGGGAGCTGTTGGCGGATTGGTTCAGCCTTGCTGAGCGCATTAATGCGTTGGGCCAGCGCATGTATGTTGAATGCTCGGATCTTCTGCCTGGCCAGCGGGTGTTAAGCCCCACTTCGCTCGGCCTTCAAATGATGCCTCGCTGTCTCAGCGGCTTCCAAGGCGCACTGATCCTGGCAGAACGGGGCTTAGGTGTTGAAGCGCAGGCGTTGGTCAGAAGTGTTTTTGAGACTGCCTTCTGGATGGGCTATGTCATTTCGGACCCCACAGTTGCGGTGCCGCAGTTGCGTGGAGAAACTTTAAACAGCGAAATTCGGCTGTTCGAGGCGAGCCTCCGACACCTTTCAGGCATGGGCACCGATAATGAGACCCAAGTTAGAAGCCAGCTTAGTGAGATGAAGGCGGAATACGCCAGATTGCCCAAACCGCCGACAATGGAGAAAATAGCGTCCGCCGCCGGGTATGGTCCCAGCTACTTCTTCTACAAGGATCTATCGGGAGCCGCGACGCATCTTTCGTTGAAATCCATTCACGGTTTTCTTCACCATGACGAAGCGGGGGAGGTCATAGGCCATCAGGTCGGCCCAGATGAAGAGAGCGTCGGAAAGGCTGTGTGGCTTGCCTGTCGAGCGATGACGCTGGCGGTTCATGCACTAGGTCGGCTCCCAGGCTGTTCGGCTTATAGTAGCGAGCTGGACCCCTTAAATCACGAACTAGGGCAGCTTAAGCCATATGAGCCGGTGGAACGAAACTGTTGA
- a CDS encoding antibiotic biosynthesis monooxygenase family protein: protein MFVAVYWWRVHPGKEDQFRAAWRRGTDLIREKYGSYGSRLHRDADGRFVGYAEWPDEETWRAAFDQKMVYDEPETRAAFVDAIAEVPADADPIFTMTVTDDLLLRARPFDSSLDGE, encoded by the coding sequence ATGTTCGTCGCGGTCTATTGGTGGCGGGTGCATCCCGGGAAGGAAGATCAGTTCCGCGCGGCATGGCGGCGTGGGACCGACCTGATCCGTGAGAAATATGGAAGCTATGGCTCCCGCCTGCATCGTGATGCGGACGGGCGCTTCGTCGGCTATGCGGAATGGCCGGACGAGGAGACATGGCGTGCCGCGTTCGACCAGAAGATGGTCTATGACGAGCCGGAGACGCGGGCGGCCTTTGTCGATGCGATTGCCGAAGTGCCCGCCGATGCTGACCCGATTTTCACGATGACGGTGACCGACGACCTGCTGCTGCGGGCGCGGCCGTTCGACAGTTCGCTCGATGGCGAATAG
- the fsa gene encoding fructose-6-phosphate aldolase, whose translation MKFFVDTADTNEIRDLAATGLLDGVTTNPSLIHKSGRKFVEVVEEICGIVDGPVSAEVVALDHETMMKEAAVLRKIADNVCIKVPLTIDGLKTCKALTSEGVMVNVTLCFSANQALLAAKAGASFISPFVGRHDDNGFDGMKLIEDIRLIYDNYAFDTEILVASVRHPIHVLESAKIGADVMTAPPSVIKALFNHVLTEKGIAGFLADWEKTGQSVL comes from the coding sequence ATGAAGTTCTTCGTCGATACCGCCGACACCAACGAAATCCGCGATCTTGCCGCCACGGGCCTGCTCGACGGCGTCACGACCAACCCGTCCTTGATCCACAAGTCGGGCCGCAAGTTTGTCGAAGTGGTCGAGGAAATCTGCGGCATCGTGGATGGTCCCGTATCGGCGGAGGTCGTCGCGCTTGACCATGAGACGATGATGAAGGAAGCCGCCGTCCTGCGGAAGATCGCGGACAATGTCTGCATCAAGGTGCCGCTGACCATCGATGGCCTCAAGACCTGCAAGGCGCTGACCAGCGAAGGCGTGATGGTGAACGTCACCCTCTGCTTTTCGGCCAATCAGGCGCTGCTGGCGGCGAAGGCCGGCGCGAGCTTCATTTCGCCCTTCGTCGGGCGGCATGACGATAATGGCTTCGACGGCATGAAGCTGATCGAGGACATCCGCCTGATTTACGACAATTATGCGTTCGATACCGAAATTCTGGTGGCGAGCGTGCGGCATCCCATCCATGTGCTGGAAAGCGCGAAGATCGGCGCTGACGTGATGACCGCCCCGCCTTCGGTCATCAAGGCGCTGTTCAACCATGTGCTGACTGAAAAGGGCATTGCGGGCTTCCTGGCTGACTGGGAAAAGACCGGCCAGTCGGTTCTTTGA
- a CDS encoding DUF2490 domain-containing protein codes for MYCLLRPRHISGALAILASAVALPVQAATEETQAWITESLTIAATRTDTVTLDLSQRFRRDSSNGEQQTARILLDHRIAKGLQVGGGIAFFHSGPEQELRLFQQVTATRGIFNARTRLEQRFFDTTDEASWRLRQRVQAAIPLGSARGPALITAAEFFVHLNRARPGDRTGLAVMRHQIGLRQPLGKSLDAQLLYMRQQTFREGRPDAVVHVPWLTLNWKI; via the coding sequence ATGTACTGCCTTCTGCGCCCGCGCCACATTTCGGGTGCTCTCGCCATCCTTGCGTCCGCCGTCGCCCTGCCCGTCCAGGCGGCCACCGAAGAAACGCAGGCATGGATCACCGAATCGCTCACGATCGCCGCGACCCGGACGGACACCGTCACTCTGGACCTTAGCCAGCGCTTTCGCCGCGACAGCTCCAATGGAGAGCAGCAGACAGCCCGCATCCTGCTCGATCATCGCATAGCCAAAGGGCTTCAGGTCGGCGGCGGCATCGCCTTCTTCCATTCCGGGCCGGAACAGGAGCTACGCCTTTTCCAGCAGGTCACCGCCACGCGCGGCATCTTCAATGCCCGCACCCGCCTCGAGCAACGCTTCTTCGACACGACGGACGAAGCTAGCTGGCGGCTGCGCCAGCGCGTTCAGGCGGCCATCCCGCTCGGCTCCGCCAGGGGCCCGGCGCTCATCACTGCGGCAGAGTTTTTTGTCCACCTCAACCGCGCCCGGCCCGGCGACAGGACCGGCCTTGCCGTCATGCGGCATCAGATCGGCCTGCGCCAACCGCTCGGCAAGTCGCTCGATGCGCAGCTTCTCTACATGCGTCAGCAGACGTTCCGGGAAGGCCGCCCCGACGCAGTCGTCCATGTTCCCTGGCTCACGCTCAACTGGAAAATCTAG
- a CDS encoding primosomal protein N', with amino-acid sequence MSSRARVILLNAALGPLDYRVPHGMAVQPGSIVVAPLGPRQIVGVVWEEDAFPDVETVGDNRLRNIVGLVDAPPVPETVRRLIEWTADYYLAPIAAVLRMTLASMSALEGARTVIEYRATGDLPDRMTDQREQAMERVGERQGLIRELALIGGVSDAVIRGLVKAGAFEAVEVSIDTPYPVPDPDHAPPVLSNKQAAAAAQFVRAVQARDFAPFLLDGVTGSGKTEVYFEAIAAAIRQRRQTLVLLPEIALTEPFLERFEKRFGTAPISWHSGLRQSERRRAWRAIASGEASVVVGARSALFLPYPNLGLIVVDEAHEASFKQEDGVHYHARDVAVMRGLIEKFPVILASATPAIETRHQVELGRYQEIKLPSRFGGAEMPGIESVNLLTDPPERGRWIAPPLVKAIDETMEKGEQSLLFLNRRGYAPLTLCRHCGYRFQCPNCTAWMVEHRLTKRLACHHCGHVIPSPRFCPDCKEEDSLVACGPGVERIADEVKALWPQARIAIVTSDTLWSPAKVAEFVKSVEAGAIDIIVGTQLVTKGYHFPNLTLVGVIDADLGLEGGDLRASERTFQQIVQVAGRAGRGQKPGRVFIQTRMPEAEVIQALMAGDSERFYKVETENRRRANAPPFGRFAAIIVSSEDADEAAQVARMISKSAPQIDGMRVYGPAPAPLSVLRGRHRHRLLIHATRAMDVQAAIREWLGKLSWKSGTRVAVDVDPYSFM; translated from the coding sequence ATGAGTTCGCGCGCCCGTGTCATCCTGCTGAACGCCGCCCTGGGGCCGCTCGACTATCGCGTGCCGCACGGGATGGCCGTCCAGCCTGGCAGCATCGTCGTCGCGCCGCTTGGCCCTCGCCAGATCGTCGGCGTCGTGTGGGAAGAAGACGCCTTCCCCGATGTCGAGACGGTCGGCGACAACCGCCTGCGCAACATCGTGGGCCTTGTCGATGCGCCGCCGGTCCCCGAAACGGTCCGCCGCCTGATCGAATGGACCGCGGACTATTATCTCGCGCCAATCGCCGCCGTTCTGCGGATGACGCTTGCTTCGATGAGCGCGCTTGAGGGCGCGCGCACCGTCATCGAATATCGCGCGACCGGCGACCTGCCCGACCGCATGACCGACCAGCGCGAACAGGCGATGGAGCGTGTCGGCGAGCGGCAGGGGCTGATCCGCGAACTCGCCCTGATCGGCGGGGTCAGCGACGCGGTGATCCGCGGCCTCGTCAAGGCAGGCGCGTTCGAAGCCGTCGAAGTCAGCATCGACACACCCTATCCAGTGCCGGACCCTGACCATGCCCCACCCGTCCTGTCCAACAAACAGGCCGCCGCCGCCGCGCAGTTCGTGCGGGCGGTGCAGGCCCGCGACTTCGCCCCCTTCCTGCTGGACGGCGTCACCGGGTCGGGCAAGACGGAAGTCTATTTCGAAGCCATCGCCGCCGCCATCCGCCAGCGCCGCCAGACCCTTGTCCTCCTGCCCGAAATAGCGCTGACAGAGCCGTTCCTCGAACGGTTCGAAAAGCGGTTCGGCACGGCGCCCATCAGCTGGCACAGCGGCCTGCGCCAGTCCGAACGCCGCCGCGCCTGGCGCGCGATCGCATCGGGCGAGGCGTCCGTCGTCGTCGGCGCGCGCTCCGCCCTATTCCTCCCCTACCCCAATCTCGGCCTGATCGTGGTCGATGAAGCGCATGAAGCGAGCTTCAAGCAGGAGGATGGCGTCCATTATCACGCCCGCGACGTGGCGGTGATGCGCGGCCTGATCGAAAAATTCCCGGTCATCCTCGCGTCCGCGACCCCCGCCATAGAGACGCGGCATCAGGTTGAACTCGGCCGCTATCAGGAAATCAAACTCCCCTCGCGCTTTGGCGGCGCGGAAATGCCGGGCATCGAAAGCGTCAACCTTCTCACCGATCCGCCGGAACGCGGGCGCTGGATCGCCCCGCCGCTCGTCAAGGCGATTGATGAGACGATGGAAAAGGGCGAACAAAGCCTCCTCTTCCTCAATCGCCGCGGCTACGCGCCGCTCACCCTCTGCCGCCATTGCGGCTATCGTTTCCAGTGCCCCAACTGCACTGCCTGGATGGTCGAACACCGCCTGACGAAGCGTCTCGCCTGCCATCATTGCGGCCATGTGATCCCGTCCCCCCGCTTCTGCCCCGACTGCAAGGAGGAAGACAGCCTGGTCGCCTGTGGCCCCGGCGTCGAACGGATCGCTGACGAGGTAAAGGCGCTCTGGCCGCAGGCGCGTATCGCCATCGTCACGTCCGACACGCTCTGGTCGCCCGCCAAGGTCGCCGAATTCGTGAAGTCGGTGGAGGCCGGGGCAATCGACATCATCGTCGGCACCCAGCTGGTAACCAAGGGCTATCATTTCCCCAACCTGACGCTGGTCGGCGTGATCGACGCGGACCTGGGGCTGGAGGGCGGCGACCTGCGCGCGTCCGAACGCACCTTCCAGCAGATCGTGCAGGTCGCTGGCCGCGCCGGTCGCGGCCAAAAGCCCGGCCGCGTCTTCATCCAGACCCGTATGCCCGAAGCGGAAGTCATACAGGCGCTGATGGCAGGCGATTCGGAACGCTTCTACAAAGTCGAAACCGAAAACCGCCGCCGCGCCAACGCCCCGCCCTTCGGCCGCTTCGCCGCGATCATCGTCTCCAGCGAGGATGCCGACGAAGCCGCGCAAGTCGCGCGCATGATAAGCAAGTCCGCGCCCCAGATCGACGGCATGCGCGTCTATGGCCCCGCGCCCGCGCCGCTTTCCGTCCTGCGCGGCCGCCACCGCCACCGCCTGCTGATCCACGCCACGCGGGCGATGGACGTTCAGGCCGCGATCCGCGAATGGCTGGGCAAACTCAGCTGGAAATCGGGCACCCGCGTCGCCGTGGACGTCGATCCCTACAGCTTCATGTGA
- a CDS encoding DUF1289 domain-containing protein, protein MESPCVNICKLDKAGRLCTGCRRTTDEIKRWRGMSKSQRQAIMERLGRQRENETDSD, encoded by the coding sequence ATGGAAAGCCCCTGCGTCAACATCTGCAAGCTGGACAAGGCAGGCCGCCTCTGCACCGGCTGCCGCCGCACCACCGACGAGATCAAGCGCTGGCGCGGCATGAGCAAGTCGCAGCGGCAAGCGATCATGGAGCGGCTGGGGCGACAGCGCGAAAACGAAACTGACTCTGACTGA
- the ada gene encoding bifunctional DNA-binding transcriptional regulator/O6-methylguanine-DNA methyltransferase Ada, with protein MNQMSDIAPSMQQPLDAQACWDAFMRRDRSLDGRFVGAVLTTGIYCKPSCAARHPRRENMIFLPDPAAARAAGFRACLRCRPDEVGRDRVAVEAAQAFIGAAETLPSLEEIAAHAGYAPHHFHRLFKRETGLTPAAYARSLRAERLKAALAEGESVTDAIYEAGYNAPSRAYADAKRHLGMTPSAWKDGGRGVTIRHVVVVSSLGPVLVAATAKGLCRISFDEGEAELRRRFPKAEILPGDAALEALAAQVVRLIEEPTRPLDLPVDICGTAFQQAVWAALRAIPPGETRSYAEIATSIGRPRAVRAAGTACGDNGLAVLIPCHRALRSDGGLGGYAYGIERKKTLLEREGGGR; from the coding sequence ATGAACCAGATGAGCGATATTGCCCCCTCGATGCAGCAACCTTTGGACGCCCAGGCTTGCTGGGACGCCTTTATGCGCCGCGATCGCAGCCTGGACGGGCGGTTTGTCGGCGCTGTGCTGACCACCGGCATCTATTGCAAGCCAAGCTGCGCGGCGCGGCATCCACGGCGGGAAAATATGATCTTCCTGCCCGATCCGGCGGCGGCTCGGGCAGCGGGGTTTCGCGCCTGCCTGCGCTGCCGGCCCGACGAGGTGGGGCGCGATCGCGTGGCGGTGGAGGCGGCGCAAGCCTTTATCGGCGCGGCTGAAACGCTCCCTTCGCTGGAGGAGATCGCCGCCCATGCGGGCTATGCGCCGCATCATTTCCACCGCCTGTTCAAGCGCGAGACGGGGCTGACCCCCGCCGCCTATGCGCGGTCGTTGCGCGCCGAGCGGCTGAAGGCGGCGTTGGCGGAGGGCGAGAGCGTCACCGATGCGATCTATGAGGCGGGTTATAATGCGCCGAGCCGCGCCTATGCGGATGCGAAGCGGCATTTGGGCATGACGCCGAGCGCGTGGAAAGATGGCGGGCGGGGCGTCACGATCCGCCATGTGGTGGTGGTGTCGAGCCTCGGTCCCGTGCTGGTCGCGGCCACGGCGAAGGGGTTGTGCCGGATCAGCTTTGATGAGGGCGAGGCGGAGTTGCGGCGGCGCTTTCCCAAGGCGGAGATATTGCCGGGTGACGCGGCGTTGGAGGCGCTGGCGGCGCAGGTGGTGCGGTTGATCGAGGAGCCGACGCGGCCGCTCGACCTGCCGGTCGATATTTGCGGGACGGCTTTCCAGCAGGCGGTGTGGGCCGCCCTGCGCGCGATCCCGCCGGGCGAGACGCGTAGCTATGCCGAGATCGCGACGTCGATTGGGCGGCCGAGGGCGGTGCGGGCGGCTGGGACGGCTTGTGGCGACAATGGGCTGGCTGTGCTGATCCCCTGCCACCGGGCGCTGCGGAGCGACGGCGGGTTGGGCGGCTATGCCTATGGGATTGAGCGGAAGAAGACGTTGCTGGAGCGAGAAGGTGGTGGGCGGTAG
- a CDS encoding S1C family serine protease: MVATLRRLCLLLALALPTAASAEQQDIAAAARGVVRIAIVATDGAEAYFVGHGSGFAVAPDKVITNAHVVELTREEKNLVIGVIPSEGRKSYGGRVIAYSPGNDLALIQLEEGSLPVSTFYAGALSDGQHVTAIGYPGSVDRAQGLGLKQMVEPLSTVKTSGNISSGRSSQSFDTILHTAPLAAGNSGGPLVDDCGRVLGVNSFGSVSDGNDAEFGFAVSWREVASFLRQAGVSTLRTVVPCRSMADAIAAEAALTQRETQQIEQSERARTDAREAALQKARDSAEQDVISSRENAMAGAAVLLAIAVLGLGAGGLSYSQGRERRATWLLAGGGVLLLGAFALFFLKPSFSSIDERVKLPEDNRVAGNSAYAWEGDNVCTVDLNRSRLTISEANDIPFNWTATGCVNGNRQYVSSGNDWERATVPESGNFITVSRFDPARGMLRVERWLPDSDTMDKARALLNDGPTKACGTDSDLLAQIAALRSNLAALLPAQPNERLVYRCRKGRLAPPDPSN, encoded by the coding sequence ATGGTCGCCACGCTCCGCCGCCTCTGCCTTCTGCTTGCGCTCGCGCTGCCAACTGCGGCTTCTGCGGAACAGCAGGATATCGCCGCCGCCGCCCGTGGCGTGGTGCGCATCGCCATCGTCGCCACCGATGGCGCGGAGGCCTATTTTGTCGGCCACGGCAGCGGCTTTGCCGTCGCACCTGACAAGGTCATCACCAACGCCCATGTCGTCGAATTGACGCGCGAGGAAAAGAATCTGGTCATCGGCGTCATCCCGTCCGAAGGCCGCAAAAGCTATGGCGGCAGGGTGATCGCCTATTCGCCGGGCAACGATCTGGCGCTGATTCAACTGGAGGAAGGCAGCCTCCCCGTCAGCACATTCTATGCCGGGGCGCTCAGCGATGGGCAGCATGTAACGGCCATCGGCTATCCCGGCTCGGTAGATCGGGCGCAGGGCCTTGGCCTCAAGCAGATGGTCGAACCGCTCAGCACCGTGAAGACGAGCGGCAACATCTCGTCGGGACGCTCCAGCCAGAGCTTCGACACGATTCTCCATACCGCGCCGCTTGCCGCCGGGAACAGCGGCGGTCCCCTGGTCGATGACTGTGGCCGGGTGCTGGGCGTCAACAGTTTCGGTTCGGTGTCGGACGGCAATGACGCAGAGTTCGGATTCGCGGTGTCCTGGCGGGAAGTGGCCTCATTTCTCCGCCAGGCGGGCGTTTCCACCCTCCGCACGGTCGTTCCGTGCCGATCCATGGCCGACGCGATCGCCGCAGAAGCCGCGCTGACCCAGCGAGAGACGCAGCAGATCGAGCAGTCGGAACGCGCCCGGACCGACGCACGCGAAGCGGCGCTTCAAAAAGCCCGTGACAGCGCGGAGCAGGATGTCATCTCCAGCCGCGAAAATGCGATGGCGGGTGCGGCTGTCCTGCTTGCAATCGCGGTTCTGGGCCTGGGCGCTGGCGGGCTTTCCTACAGCCAGGGCCGGGAACGCCGCGCGACATGGCTGCTGGCGGGCGGCGGCGTTCTGCTGCTTGGCGCTTTCGCGCTGTTCTTCCTCAAGCCCAGCTTTTCCAGCATTGATGAACGCGTAAAACTGCCAGAGGACAACCGGGTCGCGGGCAACAGCGCCTATGCGTGGGAAGGCGACAATGTCTGCACCGTCGATCTCAACCGCAGCCGCCTGACAATTTCGGAAGCGAACGACATTCCCTTTAACTGGACCGCCACGGGATGCGTCAATGGCAACCGCCAATATGTCAGTTCAGGCAATGACTGGGAACGCGCCACGGTCCCCGAATCCGGCAATTTCATCACGGTAAGCCGCTTCGATCCCGCAAGAGGCATGCTCCGCGTAGAACGCTGGCTCCCCGATAGCGACACGATGGATAAAGCGCGCGCCCTGCTCAACGACGGTCCGACCAAGGCATGCGGAACCGATTCCGACCTTTTGGCCCAGATCGCCGCGCTGCGCTCCAATCTCGCCGCCCTGCTGCCCGCGCAGCCCAATGAGCGATTGGTCTATCGCTGTCGCAAGGGCCGCCTTGCTCCGCCCGATCCGTCCAACTGA
- a CDS encoding F0F1 ATP synthase subunit delta encodes METTGGIQASLSGRYAVALFDLARDGNVLDTVAASLGAIKAAIAESADFKGLINNPVLSRDAAGKTIAAVASSMGIDALTTKFLGVLAENRRLNQLPAIIRAYETLLSNHKGEVRADVTSAHPLDASQLSALQQSLRARVGRDVALNAKVDPAILGGLVVKIGSQMIDSSIRTRLNSLAQAMKG; translated from the coding sequence GTGGAGACTACCGGCGGCATACAGGCCAGCCTCAGCGGACGCTACGCGGTTGCGCTGTTCGATCTGGCTCGCGACGGCAACGTCCTCGACACCGTGGCGGCCAGCCTCGGCGCGATCAAGGCAGCGATTGCCGAATCGGCTGATTTCAAGGGGCTCATCAACAATCCCGTGCTCAGCCGCGACGCTGCCGGGAAAACGATCGCCGCCGTCGCTTCCTCCATGGGAATCGACGCGCTGACGACGAAATTCCTCGGCGTCCTCGCCGAAAATCGCCGCCTGAACCAATTGCCCGCGATCATCCGCGCCTATGAAACGCTCCTGTCGAATCACAAGGGCGAAGTCCGGGCCGACGTGACGAGCGCGCATCCGCTCGACGCCAGCCAGCTTTCCGCCCTGCAGCAGAGCCTGCGCGCCCGCGTCGGCCGCGATGTCGCGCTCAACGCCAAGGTCGATCCCGCGATCCTCGGCGGGCTGGTCGTCAAGATCGGCAGCCAGATGATCGATTCCTCCATCCGCACCCGTTTGAATAGTCTCGCCCAGGCGATGAAAGGCTGA